The window AGGCCCCCTAGATTCAGCTCTTGAAGGAAAAGATAGCTGGTACCTAGAGCAGACACAGAAAAGCAGAGTGAAGGTGAGCCTGGAATAATGTGATGCTTGCTTTACAGCGCACACTGATTCACATCATCGCACCTCTCGTATCTCAACCCCACACTGCATCTTACACTGCTAGCCAACCCTGCCGCACGCTCTGCCATAATGCTGACTGCATCATTTATTAGAAGAAGCCTCAACTATTGAAAATGTATAACTATGCTATGCAAAGAAAAAAGATCATTGTTGCAGTCCCCTTCAGGATATAAAATGCAGTCCCATTGGGGGCAAATGTTGGGTACTTTGTGCACAATAtcaatttattttttgttaaatgaATTCACCCAATGTTGAGGCATGATTTTATAGCCTTAATTGTTTTTTACAATTGAAACATTGTATTTTTCTTTAGGATCCTTTGCTTTCTCTGCACCACATCCCAGCGGCAGCCCCTGCTATCCCAAAACTTGACCCTGTGATGCAAGTCGTCACTGCACTATCCACTTCTCTCTTCTCATCCCTTGTTTTCCTTTTCTTTAAAGCGCCCAGCCAAAATGAATATCAAACCCTCCCAGCTGTCGGCTGTGGAAGTTCTTCCTTCTGGAGCTTCTTATAACCCTTCTTTTGAGTCCCACCAGGTACGTATTCAATATGGATCTTCTAAGACCCAAACCTACCTCAAGGAATTCTAGATTGCAAAAAGCAAGCTGGGGAATGACGGGTTTCCATGCATGATGCTAAAAAGAGTAATAGTCCAGCAAATCTCATTTTAAGTTGCACATCTTCTGAATGTTGCCTTTTAACAAACCTTTTGTTATGCCATTTTAAGTGATTTTATTTAATATCTATGCTATATAATTTTGCAGGTACTTGATAGCTAAATTAAAAGCTATAGACTTATTTGCTAACATTTGAAGCTATAAAGTTATATCTTTACCCTTCAGGGCTGTGAGCTACTACAGCTCTATACTTCAAGGTAATGGTTTAATGCATGCAGGCCTAAGGACATACTGGGGGTGAGACGGTCCTATTGGTTATAGTGTATGCTAGTGCGATGCAGGGTGAGCAAAATATCAAACCAATGAATTGTTCTTGTGTAGAGTTGATGTTGCATGTGCATATACaagtctgtatgtatatatactttgTACAGATTGGTGTTGCACAGACAGGATGCAGTAACTCAACATCCTTTTTGTTTTTGAGCCAGGCGCTGCTCCTTCAGGCACATGAAGAAGAGCTGAAGAAGGTGAAGGAGGAAGAGAAGCTGCAGAATCAGCTGAGATTCCCCACAGTGGCCGAAGCTCCCACTGAGGTCAGTGCAGAGCAGCGAGTCTCCTCGCTGCACATCTATCCTGCTACCACTCAGTTTGTGCACCGAAGTCGAGAAGCAATCGGATATATTTTGAACGAGACAGTAGATTAGCAAACGGGGACTCAACAGGgttaaacaaaatatttttttttaaagcgccaTTTTTTCCTAGGACTAAAGTATATTAAACATACCAACATAAACAGCAGACAGAGATAGCTTGCTCTAAACTGTAAGGGTGCTACCACAGGATAATGGCTTCCTAGAAAGATATTGGAATTacaaaagggagaggggaggaacaaTAACCTTTTATTGGGTGCACTCCTATCTCAAACACAGGGTCGTGGTGTGTGTTTATTAATCAATCACATTTTGGGTATCTGCTTACCCTTGTATCTCTTACAGAGAAACAAGCTGGAGTACCAGGTGGGTTAATATGTAAGAACAGATCCTTTGAACATATAGGGTATCTGtatgtacttaaaaaaaaaaacttataataCAGAATATAGTGAAAATTGTACACTCAAActtttaaattatttaaaaatgcaaATGAGTCTTCATACTCCGGTTTAAGTCTCTTCTATTTATTGCATTACTAAGGGCACGATTACATAAGGTTCTGTGAGTAGGACACCAAACCCGGTGTCAGTTTTAGAATGGAAATATCAAGAAATTACACATCTGGAAGTGCATGTTAATGAGTTTTTGACAAAAATGCCCTTAatggggtgtctgtgtgtgtttcaaaTTCATTGCAAAAGAAACAAGCAGGCGATTCCTTGCTTTAAGATGAAATAATTTGAAATCGACTACATTGTTACATACTTAATAAAATGCTGTGTTGCAGTCGGCTATCGGGAATTGcgtgttttttgtttgttgttgCCGCGTTTGTTGCAATTTCCTTCATCTAGATAAGCCTGCAGCTTCACAGCAGCGATGGGAAAATGTGGGCTTATCTGCTCTTTCTAGGCTTCTAATGTGTTTTTGTCTGCATCAGGCAAGCAAGTTTCTGGAGCTCTGCGAAGGGCTGATGGAAGAGTCAGAAGATGAAACTGCCCCCGATGAAGAGGCTGGTAAGGAGCAGGGATTAGGCTTCATGCATCAGCGAGAGAAGAAAACTGAGCGGCAGaggaagaaggagaaggaggCTAAATTCCGGGTGAGCTGTCCTTCCTGCAGAGATTAAATTCCTCCTCGCGGCAGAGAGGGGAGCCTGGGCTGTGTAGCCGTAGGTGCGCCTCTGCCAGAGTGGCCCTTTGTTTGCCAGCTCTTAATGTAtataaaggtggggaggggtgaaactGGCTTTCACAATAAACAGCATGCTATTGCCTTAACTCCTTCGCTGCCAGAGCGGGCTGGGGGCTCAAAATTCAATGAGATCATTTTTTGACATCTGtacaagtgtttttatttttttttattattcatttatttataaaatgtgttaccaggaagtaagggAAATCCAGGGCACTAGGGCGTTTGGAACTGAAGATTTATTCAGTGAAAGGCACTGTGCCTTGCATTTCCCTTCCTGTCGTTATACTTAGGAATTCTCCTGACAGGTTTTCCCCTGAACCAAGGTACTAAAAACGCAAATATTTAGCTTCTATTGAGTTATTTATGGTGTGCCAGACTGAATCTGTATTATactttaccagggagtaatacattgagtgttacctctcgttttcaagtatgtcctggaacaTACTTGGTAGTACTCGAAGCCTGTCGTGACAGGGCAAAATTATATTGCAAACGTATTGAAATGGGTGTGATTTCTTGACTATGTGAAGTATTTTAAACCACCTTTGTACTGCTCCATGGGATGTTGGCGCTTCATAGTGTACGTAATCGCCTGCATTGGCTGCATGTCCCGTGACAGCAGCGTTAAGCAGCGATGCCCTTGAAGCAGTAGCTTTAAGTCCCCCCTTTGGATAATTTCGAGCCCAGCTCCATGTGTTGGGCATGCAGCCAACGCCAGCTTAAATCCACCCAGCGCGCTGCAGTCCTCCATCTGCTGTAAAGGTGCTTTCCCTCTGACACTTGCTGAAGCTCCGTTATAACCTCCGTCCACAACATACACTTTCGTTTTTGTTTTCGGTTGCCAGCTTCAAAACGTGCGTGTTTCATTCTGGGTTATTAGTGTTTTTTGCAGAAGTCTGCTATTTTCCCCCCAACATatctatactttaaaaaaaaaaaattattacagatAAAAAGTACATTTCAATAAGTACTGTTTAAaactaaaatatatgtagaagATTATTAAACAACTTACAAATAAATGTATGTTTTAGTTGTGCTGATATTGGGAAAGACCGTAAAAATCTAACTTAAGTATAGTCTAAAATGTACTGAaagtattgcttttttttttaataaacgtGGTGAGCTTAGTCGGAGTGGTGGGGTTTCCTCCGGCTTCTcttgtctgtctctgtttgttagATAAGTTTGCACATGCAAAACTCCCTGATCTTTAGCTGTGACCTACAATAAGGGTACAGGGGACATCCCTCGCATTCACAGGCCCAGGTGAAAAATGATTCCCATGTCCGAAGCAACCACAACTTCCAAATGTTTTTTGCCTattaatcaaaatacatttatttaaggGAAACCATgacattgcaaaaaaaaaagtcgTTACGTGCGGACATGGCaccttttttaatataaatacggCAAGATCCCTGACTTTACCAAGGTTAATTCAAGTGATCATGTCGGCAGAATGAAATTAACATTCCTCCTGCTTTAGGCtcagtccccagtcttcactgtgacacgcgcgcctggcgggggggcggcgcgtgcacagcgctacaccgcggtctggggggagagggaaggtttgcgacgggagggggcgtggctgtgagattgcgggggcgtggctatgacgtcccgcggctggttcacccttaTTGTCTGTCAAGTTCAaaatcccctgcctccctgaaaacctgtcgcgcaccgctggggaaagatGCGCGACatggtagggactgggaccggccggactgggggggcggggcttgatagcacagcgcacgccgagccgtgcgcggtgactgggaccgcagccttagcctTCTGCCTTTTCACACAAGTGGTATAAAGGGTATAAAGGGTGGCTTGTGCAGGAGCACAGTGACGTTGTTCTAGAAGGCCTCACTGCTAATTATGTCACACTCCCTGTATGATGCAATGCAATGCAAGACTAAAAAGAGAGGCTCAACAAATAGCAAAGAGTGTCTGGGTGAGGAATGAAGCCAAGTTTGAATCGGAGGAACCTGGTTCattgtctgctccttgtgacctttgcaagtccccttttttttttttctccctctgcttcaggcaccaaaatcatagattgtaagctcatcttgGCAGGGACTGTGTAAAATTCCTACGTAGTGCACCCTGGACTGCAATTGTGAAATGCTGTGAGTCGCATTGGGAGAAAAAAGCTTTGTGAAATATTTATCTACTTTAACATTAAAGGAAGGTTTTACAAACTATAATCTGCctttaaatgataaaaaatacaaTGTCAAAACAAAATTGTCCAATAAAAAGGGAATTGGGATAGGAATGTTAGTCCTagctttaacatgtgttttttttttttttttgctagccATTGACCTGATGCTTTATTTCCTCATGGGGCAAAATAATCTGAGTGCTTTTCTCTTTGCCTTGTCAGAAAGCCAGGCTGCTGGCAGAGAAGGCCCAAAGGCAGAAGAAACAGGAGGTGTTCCAGCTGCGCTCCATCCGTTCAGAGCTCAAAGAGCGACAGTCTGAGCTCGCCCGGCGGAAGGAGCAGCGAGTAGAGAAACAGAAAGCAGAAGCTACACAGCCACGGAGACTAGGCCGGCTTAAGTGAGTTTGCAAGATCTCGCCTACCAAATAAGGTGGTTTGTAAACATATTGCTGTCATACTATGTCTACAGCGTGACCCTTAATGTGTCTACATTAATACAAGTCTCCCCCGTCCCTGTTAATACAGGGTGCATTTTATTTTCTCCGTAAAGCCGAGCACTTAATTTAGTTTGGCTTCCAATCGGCTATTTTTGATATCCCTAAACTGCCAGATGTCATACTTTTTTAAGGACACCCAAAGTCAGAAGGAAAACAAATACTTGCGTCCAAACCAGGTTCACCCAGAAAGGGACATTGCCACGAGTTACTCCTTCAACCAGGAGTAAGTGGTCGtctttctccctcacccctccaGACTCCATACACTTAAAGATTTACCCAACTCGTCAGTTTCCCCCATAAGAAGGACTGCACTTTCTGTGAAGGTGACTGGCTGGATTATGGGCTACGGTGCTACTGTCTAGAACAGCCCTGACTGGGCAGCTTCATTGACTACTATTTTCTGCAATACTTCTGTTTTCCTGTATACAACAAGGTGTACACTATGCTCATGGCAAGTGTTTTGCTGTCGTCGTATAAATGTTAACACACACTGCCTATCTTAGAGCTACCATTGGCTTGGCTTCTGTCTGACTCTGCCCAGTGATGAGACACATCCTTGCGCTGTGAATTCCAAGCAGGGCATGCTGGGAATGTGATGCCAACAGGGTATCCCAGGACTGAGGCGCGTTGACCACACCCTGGGGTCTGAGGGCAGAGCAGAGACATGGAAGCAAAATGATAGCTAATGATTTATTCCCATTTAATTGGCACAAGTAGAGAAATGAGGTAATACGACATTAGTTCACTTTAATATATGTTCGACAAGGAAATTCTCCTGTTTAACGGGTGCAGACGATGCACCATTTTAATAGTCCCATCAGGAAAGAACTCAACATATGTACAGTCTGGAGTAGAGGGGGATATGATAAACTTTGTCGATTATATTTTGAATGTATAAAGTTTTTCAATAAGGTACATGAGGGACGCCTATTTTAGAAACGCGCTAGAACAAGAAGTATTGCGACGAAGCTGGAAAGGTGAGGAAGTACTTCATAGAAAAACTGGTGGATTTGTGAAATTGCCCGCACCACTGTATGGGCATTCAAAGCCGTTTAGGATTAACTATggaatcctaaatatgaaagagcCAAAGGACCTAATGGGCAATGGGGTCAGCAAGGTCAgctaagtggttcttatctgctgtccaattctgtttttttgtgttgtgttttttttttttttttgcaactccCAACACCCACTCATCAGTGCAAGCAGCTCATAATTAAAGCAGCATACGCATAATGCATATTAAAAGCCATAATGTCCACTTCTGAGGTTTGAACCCCATCCTTCTGGTTTTGTTGAATGCAGTTTTTGTAGTTGGTATTTCAGCATCCCTTTCACTGCTCATTGACTGTCCAATCACTTTGCCTTGACCCTCTTCTGTTACCACAGGTACAAAGAACTAGATACAGATGTTCAGCTGAGTGAGGAGCTCGCTGGATCCCTCCGAAAGCTAAAGGTACACAGTGTTTGCTGCATCATAGCCTGTCCATTGCTCGAACTGCCTCATTCTGATTTTCTGCCCAATGATGAAAGCCATCCTTGCGCTTTGAGCATTTGCTGCAATGCATGCTGGAAATGTGAAGCAAAAACAGGGTTTCCTGGGCTGTGCCTTGTGGGCATGATCCTGGGACCCTGAGGGCAAAAAGTTAA is drawn from Ascaphus truei isolate aAscTru1 chromosome 7, aAscTru1.hap1, whole genome shotgun sequence and contains these coding sequences:
- the NOP53 gene encoding ribosome biogenesis protein NOP53 isoform X1, whose amino-acid sequence is MATRSGVDATFPGFLGFGPGSKAGGKSGGKAPRRKRVNRNKKSNWGRHSDVRDVEAFLDDIRLQERTAGGLLAEKEDESLFYVDTGNDEKDVKTNKRTKPLRIDLILQSDSKVPVPKDISSHQIPNGRKLKRRQELRTRLEKRGILSRPERLLNAQLGKTRPKCRAEANNQPDRGFYDIWGELSPLDSALEGKDSWYLEQTQKSRVKRPAKMNIKPSQLSAVEVLPSGASYNPSFESHQALLLQAHEEELKKVKEEEKLQNQLRFPTVAEAPTERNKLEYQASKFLELCEGLMEESEDETAPDEEAGKEQGLGFMHQREKKTERQRKKEKEAKFRKARLLAEKAQRQKKQEVFQLRSIRSELKERQSELARRKEQRVEKQKAEATQPRRLGRLKYKELDTDVQLSEELAGSLRKLKPEGSILKDRFKSLQKRNLIEPRERAKFKRKLKVKYLEKRAFREITL